One window of the Anolis sagrei isolate rAnoSag1 chromosome 5, rAnoSag1.mat, whole genome shotgun sequence genome contains the following:
- the LOC132777282 gene encoding olfactory receptor class A-like protein 1 — MGHSFIFTTSIVLSLSSIVGMIGNLIVLFAFISNAVRNKAVQPLDRIIINMALVNFLLCCYKTIPSLLFYTRANILDELGCRILLYSYHTLRLISIWSVENLSFLHLIKIRRPNHRWSKFIYRHQGQYVNGTLAGCWIASILLQIPYLQYEKTNHKDNSTIIWLSTSTCLGSTESLAMKVTTYLSISFDLALIVLVIILNGFIIDLLYKHSRKVEATTSVTSNGWNKHTAQATKVLLSLLCIYVVCWISNDLVWIAIMSGYIKSDFENSILNELYGILSSIYYSASSYVVVFGYRKVREYLMEACWCFRYPMSTKVQSTS; from the coding sequence ATGGGCCACAGCTTCATATTCACCACGTCCATCGTCCTTAGCCTATCGTCCATCGTCGGCATGATTGGCAATCTCATTGTCCTCTTTGCCTTCATCAGCAACGCCGTCCGAAACAAAGCTGTGCAGCCTTTGGACCGCATCATTATCAACATGGCTCTGGTGAACTTCCTTCTCTGCTGCTACAAGACAATCCCCAGCTTGCTCTTTTATACCAGAGCCAACATTTTGGATGAGCTGGGCTGCAGGATCCTTCTCTATTCGTACCATACATTGAGGCTGATCAGCATCTGGTCTGTAGAGAACCTGAGCTTCCTCCACCTCATCAAGATCCGAAGGCCCAATCACCGGTGGTCAAAGTTCATCTATCGGCACCAGGGACAATACGTCAACGGCACTCTTGCTGGTTGTTGGATAGCCAGCATCCTCCTACAGATCCCTTATTTGCAGTATGAGAAAACAAATCACAAAGACAATTCAACCATCATCTGGTTGAGTACTTCGACCTGCCTAGGGTCCACAGAGAGTTTGGCTATGAAGGTCACCACTTACTTGTCCATCAGCTTTGATCTCGCCTTAATTGTGTTGGTCATCATCCTCAATGGCTTCATTATTGACCTCCTCTATAAGCACAGCAGGAAGGTGGAGGCCACCACCTCGGTCACCAGCAATGGATGGAACAAGCACACAGCCCAGGCCACCAAGGTCTTGCTGTCCTTGCTCTGCATCTATGTGGTCTGCTGGATCTCCAACGACCTGGTGTGGATAGCCATCATGTCTGGGTACATCAAGAGCGATTTTGAGAACAGCATCCTCAACGAGCTCTACGGCATCCTGTCTTCTATTTATTACTCGGCTAGCTCGTATGTTGTGGTGTTTGGTTACAGAAAAGTCAGAGAGTATCTGATGGAGGCCTGCTGGTGCTTCAGATATCCAATGTCCACCAAGGTGCAAAGCACGTCTTAG